From the genome of Spinacia oleracea cultivar Varoflay chromosome 2, BTI_SOV_V1, whole genome shotgun sequence, one region includes:
- the LOC110802956 gene encoding uncharacterized protein, with translation MPREQQDPTQNPNSAYYLSNSDLNATMLVSFEFEGEGKSSSDWRRSMMISFSARNKLCFVDGSLNQPAANSANYRIWIRCNDLVISWMLASLEPKIARSVLYLKTTRAIWLELEDRYCRESGPQLFSVQHQLSELTQGDDELVASFFTKIKMLWDQLDGLEPLHVCVCTGCSCTLTQQLLKTQKNQRLIQFLMKLNQKYEYPKSNILMMNPLPTISKAYGLLLQEEQQKEVNNHRVQTHSESSAFSARRFDNKPYRNQFNSGSSSQYTGTGNQFRNSNDHTPETICFVNTAR, from the coding sequence ATGCCTAGAGAACAGCAAGATCCAACACAAAATCCTAACTCTGCTTACTATTTGAGTAACAGTGATTTAAATGCCACAATGTTAGTCAGTTTTGAGTTCGAAGGAGAAGGAAAAAGTTCCAGTGATTGGAGAAGATCAATGATGATATCATTTTCAGCTAGAAACAAGTTGTGCTTTGTTGATGGCAGTTTAAATCAACCGGCAGCAAATTCTGCAAACTACAGAATCTGGATCAGGTGCAATGACTTAGTCATTTCTTGGATGTTAGCCTCCTTGGAACCTAAAATAGCAAGAAGTGTTCTATATCTCAAGACAACAAGAGCAATATGGCTCGAGTTAGAAGACAGATACTGCAGAGAATCAGGACCTCAACTCTTTTCTGTACAACATCAACTCAGTGAACTAACTCAAGGTGATGATGAACTAGTTGCTAGTTTtttcactaaaattaaaatgttaTGGGATCAGCTTGACGGTTTAGAACCACTACATGTATGTGTATGCACTGGCTGTAGTTGCACACTCACACAACAACTACTCAAAACACAGAAGAACCAAAGACTAATCCAGTTTCTTATGAAACTAAACCAGAAATATGAATATCCTAAGAGTAATATACTCATGATGAATCCCTTGCCTACAATCTCAAAAGCTTATGGTTTGTTACTTCAGGAAGAACAACAGAAAGAAGTGAATAATCATAGAGTTCAGACACACTCAGAATCTAGTGCATTCAGTGCTAGGAGATTTGACAACAAACCTTATAGGAATCAGTTTAATTCTGGTTCTAGTTCTCAGTATACAGGAACTGGAAATCAATTCAGAAATTCCAATGATCACACTCCAGAAACAATTTGTTTTGTGAACACTGCAAGATGA